One window from the genome of Cryptomeria japonica chromosome 6, Sugi_1.0, whole genome shotgun sequence encodes:
- the LOC131067902 gene encoding (R,S)-reticuline 7-O-methyltransferase-like translates to MAPPPTVAIPQVSEQEAQIEKLKLYDIMLGAAKPMALRAAVLLNIPDIIAEASGSLTLEEIAASISASTDSPPHIEYLFRLLRFLASQEVFIEIPHQEDFRQTKYGLTGLSKLLVKETRKGGVSVQNYVPYLLAFNNDSTLKGWLHLHESVLEGRGAFDKAFGMSFWDYVAKNPETNKTFNEAMSCDSRAVMSSVVKIYEEGFKKINSLVDVGGGLGSALSNIVENYKHIRGINFDLPHVIASAPPVAGVQHVSGNMFEHIPSADAILMKWVLHDWNDDDCVRVLKRCYEAIPKNGKVIIVDALIVEGKREEDNKEELQRGVGLEFDMGMMLFCTGGKERSEMEFKQIISKAGFKSYTIFKLPSIQTIIEVSKI, encoded by the exons ATGGCTCCTCCACCTACAGTTGCAATTCCCCAGGTTTCTGAACAAGAAGCCCAGATCGAGAAGCTAAAACTGTATGACATAATGCTGGGCGCAGCTAAGCCCATGGCTCTCAGAGCTGCTGTTTTGCTGAATATTCCGGACATAATTGCTGAGGCGTCAGGCTCTCTTACCCTAGAAGAAATCGCTGCTAGTATTTCAGCATCTACTGATAGCCCACCTCACATAGAATATCTGTTTCGTCTTCTGAGATTTCTAGCCTCCCAGGAAGTCTTTATTGAGATCCCACACCAGGAGGACTTCAGGCAGACTAAATATGGCCTTACAGGCCTTTCTAAATTACTTGTTAAGGAAACAAGAAAAGGAGGTGTGTCAGTGCAAAACTATGTTCCATATTTGTTGGCATTCAACAATGATAGTACCCTCAAGGGATGGCTTCATCTGCATGAGTCTGTGTTAGAAGGCCGCGGTGCCTTCGATAAGGCTTTTGGTATGAGTTTTTGGGACTACGTTGCAAAGAATCCTGAAACAAACAAGACATTCAACGAGGCCATGTCTTGTGACAGTCGTGCTGTCATGTCTAGTGTTGTGAAGATTTATGAGGAGGGATTTAAGAAGATAAATTCTTTGGTTGATGTTGGGGGAGGTTTGGGCTCTGCCTTGTCCAATATTGTGGAGAATTACAAACACATCAGAGGAATTAATTTTGACTTGCCTCATGTCATTGCTTCTGCACCTCCGGTCGCTG GAGTACAACATGTGAGTGGCAATATGTTTGAACATATTCCATCAGCTGATGCAATCTTGATGAAG TGGGTTTTGCACGATTGGAATGATGATGATTGTGTCAGAGTGTTGAAAAGGTGTTATGAGGCTATACCAAAAAATGGAAAAGTCATAATCGTTGATGCCCTTATTGTTGAAGGGAAAAGAGAGGAAGATAACAAAGAAGAACTTCAAAGGGGTGTGGGACTAGAATTTGATATGGGAATGATGCTATTTTGTACTGGTGGAAAGGAGCGATCAGAGATGGAATTTAAACAAATTATTAGCAAAGCTGGTTTCAAAAGCTACACCATCTTCAAATTGCCATCTATTCAAACCATTATTGAAGTTTCCAAAATCTAA